Proteins encoded by one window of Papio anubis isolate 15944 chromosome 7, Panubis1.0, whole genome shotgun sequence:
- the FES gene encoding tyrosine-protein kinase Fes/Fps isoform X1: MGFSSELCTPQGHGVLQQMQEAELRLLEGMRKWMAQRVKSDREYAGLLHHMSVQDSGGQSRGISPDSPISQSWAEITSQTEGLSRLLRQHAEDLNSGPLSKLSLLIRERQQLRKTYSEQWQQLQQELTKTHSQDIEKLKSQYRALARDSAQAKRKYQEASKDKDRDKAKDKYVRSLWKLFAHHNRYVLGVRAAQLHHQHHHQLLLPGLLRSLQDLHEEMACILKEILQEYLEISSLVQDEVVAIHREMAAAAARIQPEAEYQGFLRQYGSAPDVPPCVTFDESLLEEGEPLEPGELQLNELTVESVQHTWVVASHLGRGGAPSRPRVFMLTSVTDELAVATEMVFRRQEMVTQLQQELRNEEENTHPRGRVQLLGKRQALQEALQELQVARCSQAKLQAQQELLQTKLEQLGPGEPPPVLLLQDDRHSTSSSEQEREGGRTPTLEILKSHISGIFRPKFSLPPPLQLVPEVQKPLHEQLWYHGAIPRAEVAELLVHSGDFLVRESQGKHEYVLSVLWDGLPRHFIIQSLDGSGPLRMEAVDPGSPALQNLYRLEGEGFPSIPLLIDHLLSTQQPLTKKSGVVLHRAVPKDKWVLNHEDLVLGEQIGRGNFGEVFSGRLRADNTLVAVKSCRETLPPDIKAKFLQEARILKQYSHPNIVRLIGVCTQKQPIYIVMELVQGGDFLTFLRTEGARLRVKTLLQMVGDAAAGMEYLEGKCCIHRDLAARNCLVTEKNVLKISDFGMSREEADGVYAASGGLRQVPVKWTAPEALNYGRYSSESDVWSFGILLWETFSLGASPYPNLSNQQTREFVEKGGRLPCPELCPDAVFRLMEQCWAYEPGQRPSFSTIYQELQSIRKRHR; encoded by the exons ATGGGCTTCTCTTCGGAGCTGTGCACCCCCCAGGGCCATGGGGTCCTGCAGCAGATGCAGGAGGCTGAGCTTCGTCTACTGGAGGGCATGAGAAAGTGGATGGCCCAACGGGTCAAGAGTGACAGGGAGTATGCAGGACTGCTTCACCACATGTCCGTGCAGGACAGTGGGGGCCAGAGCCGGGGCATCAGCCCCGACAGCCCCATCAGCCAG TCCTGGGCGGAGATCACCAGCCAAACTGAGGGCCTGAGCCGGTTGCTGCGGCAGCACGCGGAGGATCTGAACTCAGGGCCCCTGAGCAAGTTGAGCCTGCTCATCCGGGAACGGCAGCAGCTTCGCAAGACCTACAGCGAGCAgtggcagcagctgcagcaggagCTCACCAAG ACTCACAGCCAGGACATTGAGAAGCTGAAGAGCCAGTACCGAGCCCTGGCACGGGACAGTGCCCAAGCCAAGCGCAAGTACCAGGAGGCCAGCAAAG ACAAGGACCGTGACAAGGCCAAGGACAAGTATGTGCGCAGCCTGTGGAAGCTCTTTGCTCACCACAACCGCTATGTGCTGGGCGTGCGGGCTGCACAGCtacaccaccagcaccaccaccagcTCCTGCTGCCCGGCCTGCTGCGGTCACTGCAGGACCTGCACGAGGAGATGGCTTGCATCCT GAAGGAGATCCTGCAGGAATACTTGGAGATTAGCAGCCTGGTGCAGGATGAGGTGGTGGCCATTCACCGGGAGATGGCTGCAGCTGCTGCCCGCATCCAGCCTGAGGCTGAGTACCAAGGCTTCCTTCGACAGTATGG GTCCGCACCTGACGTCCCACCCTGCGTCACATTCGATGAGTCACTGCTTGAGGAGGGTGAACCGCTGGAGCCTGGGGAGCTCCAGCTGAACGAGCTGACTGTGGAGAGCGTGCAGCACACGTGGGTGGTGGCTTCGCACCTGGGCCGCGGCGGGGCTCCCAGCAGACCACGGGTGTTTAT GCTGACCTCAGTGACAGATGAGCTGGCTGTGGCCACCGAGATGGTGTTCAGGCGGCAGGAGATGGTTACACAGCTGCAACAGGAGCTCCGGAATGAAGAGGAGAACACCCACCCCCGGGGGCG GGTGCAGCTGCTGGGCAAGAGGCAGGCGCTGCAGGAAGCACTGCAGGAGCTGCAGGTAGCACGGTGCAGCCAGGCCAAGCTGCAGGCCCAGCAGGAGTTGCTGCAGACCAAGCTGGAGCAGCTGGGCCCCGGCGAGCCCCCGCCCGTGCTGCTCCTGCAGGATGACCGCCACTCCACATCGTCCTCG GAGCAGGAGCGAGAGGGGGGAAGGACGCCCACGCTGGAGATCCTTAAGAGCCACATCTCAGGAATCTTCCGCCCCAAGTTCTCG CTCCCTCCACCGCTGCAGCTTGTTCCGGAGGTGCAGAAGCCCCTGCATGAGCAGCTGTGGTACCACGGGGCCATCCCAAGGGCAGAGGTGGCTGAGCTGCTAGTGCACTCTGGGGACTTCCTGGTGCGGGAGAGCCAGGGCAAGCATGAGTACGTGCTGTCAGTGCTGTGGGATGGTCTGCCCCGGCACTTCATCATCCAGTCCTTGGAC gGCTCAGGCCCCCTCAGAATGGAGGCTGTTGACCCCGGGTCCCCTGCCCTGCAGAACCTGTACCGACTGGAAGGGGAAGGCTTTCCCAGCATTCCCTTGCTCATCGACCACCTACTGAGCACCCAGCAGCCCCTCACCAAGAAGAGCGGTGTCGTCCTGCACAGGGCTGTGCCCAAG GACAAGTGGGTGCTGAACCATGAGGACCTGGTGTTGGGCGAGCAGATTGGACGG GGGAACTTTGGCGAAGTGTTCAGTGGACGCCTGCGAGCCGACAACACCTTGGTGGCAGTGAAGTCTTGTCGAGAGACACTCCCACCTGACATCAAGGCCAAGTTTCTACAGGAAGCGAG GATCCTGAAGCAGTACAGCCACCCCAACATCGTGCGTCTCATTGGTGTCTGCACCCAGAAGCAGCCCATCTACATCGTCATGGAGCTTGTGCAGG GGGGCGACTTCCTGACCTTCCTCCGCACGGAGGGGGCCCGCCTGCGGGTGAAGACTCTGCTGCAGATGGTGGGGGATGCAGCTGCTGGCATGGAGTACCTGGAGGGCAAGTGCTGCATCCACCG GGACCTGGCTGCTCGGAACTGTCTGGTGACAGAGAAGAATGTCCTGAAGATCAGTGACTTTGGGATGTCCCGAGAGGAAGCTGATGGGGTCTACGCGGCCTCAGGGGGCCTCAGACAAGTCCCTGTGAAGTGGACCGCACCTGAGGCCCTTAACTACG GCCGCTACTCCTCCGAGAGCGACGTGTGGAGCTTTGGCATCTTGCTCTGGGAGACCTTCAGCCTGGGGGCCTCCCCCTATCCCAACCTTAGCAATCAGCAGACACGGGAGTTTGTGGAGAAGG GGGGCCGCCTGCCCTGCCCAGAGCTGTGTCCTGATGCCGTGTTCAGGCTCATGGAGCAGTGCTGGGCCTATGAGCCTGGGCAGCGGCCCAGCTTCAGCACCATCTACCAGGAGCTGCAGAGCATCCGAAAGCGGCATCGGTGA
- the FES gene encoding tyrosine-protein kinase Fes/Fps isoform X5 — MGFSSELCTPQGHGVLQQMQEAELRLLEGMRKWMAQRVKSDREYAGLLHHMSVQDSGGQSRGISPDSPISQSWAEITSQTEGLSRLLRQHAEDLNSGPLSKLSLLIRERQQLRKTYSEQWQQLQQELTKTHSQDIEKLKSQYRALARDSAQAKRKYQEASKDKDRDKAKDKYVRSLWKLFAHHNRYVLGVRAAQLHHQHHHQLLLPGLLRSLQDLHEEMACILKEILQEYLEISSLVQDEVVAIHREMAAAAARIQPEAEYQGFLRQYGSAPDVPPCVTFDESLLEEGEPLEPGELQLNELTVESVQHTWVVASHLGRGGAPSRPRVFMLTSVTDELAVATEMVFRRQEMVTQLQQELRNEEENTHPRGRVQLLGKRQALQEALQELQVARCSQAKLQAQQELLQTKLEQLGPGEPPPVLLLQDDRHSTSSSEQEREGGRTPTLEILKSHISGIFRPKFSLPPPLQLVPEVQKPLHEQLWYHGAIPRAEVAELLVHSGDFLVRESQGKHEYVLSVLWDGLPRHFIIQSLDGSGPLRMEAVDPGSPALQNLYRLEGEGFPSIPLLIDHLLSTQQPLTKKSGVVLHRAVPKDKWVLNHEDLVLGEQIGRGNFGEVFSGRLRADNTLVAVKSCRETLPPDIKAKFLQEARILKQYSHPNIVRLIGVCTQKQPIYIVMELVQGGDFLTFLRTEGARLRVKTLLQMVGDAAAGMEYLEGKCCIHRGPPALPRAVS, encoded by the exons ATGGGCTTCTCTTCGGAGCTGTGCACCCCCCAGGGCCATGGGGTCCTGCAGCAGATGCAGGAGGCTGAGCTTCGTCTACTGGAGGGCATGAGAAAGTGGATGGCCCAACGGGTCAAGAGTGACAGGGAGTATGCAGGACTGCTTCACCACATGTCCGTGCAGGACAGTGGGGGCCAGAGCCGGGGCATCAGCCCCGACAGCCCCATCAGCCAG TCCTGGGCGGAGATCACCAGCCAAACTGAGGGCCTGAGCCGGTTGCTGCGGCAGCACGCGGAGGATCTGAACTCAGGGCCCCTGAGCAAGTTGAGCCTGCTCATCCGGGAACGGCAGCAGCTTCGCAAGACCTACAGCGAGCAgtggcagcagctgcagcaggagCTCACCAAG ACTCACAGCCAGGACATTGAGAAGCTGAAGAGCCAGTACCGAGCCCTGGCACGGGACAGTGCCCAAGCCAAGCGCAAGTACCAGGAGGCCAGCAAAG ACAAGGACCGTGACAAGGCCAAGGACAAGTATGTGCGCAGCCTGTGGAAGCTCTTTGCTCACCACAACCGCTATGTGCTGGGCGTGCGGGCTGCACAGCtacaccaccagcaccaccaccagcTCCTGCTGCCCGGCCTGCTGCGGTCACTGCAGGACCTGCACGAGGAGATGGCTTGCATCCT GAAGGAGATCCTGCAGGAATACTTGGAGATTAGCAGCCTGGTGCAGGATGAGGTGGTGGCCATTCACCGGGAGATGGCTGCAGCTGCTGCCCGCATCCAGCCTGAGGCTGAGTACCAAGGCTTCCTTCGACAGTATGG GTCCGCACCTGACGTCCCACCCTGCGTCACATTCGATGAGTCACTGCTTGAGGAGGGTGAACCGCTGGAGCCTGGGGAGCTCCAGCTGAACGAGCTGACTGTGGAGAGCGTGCAGCACACGTGGGTGGTGGCTTCGCACCTGGGCCGCGGCGGGGCTCCCAGCAGACCACGGGTGTTTAT GCTGACCTCAGTGACAGATGAGCTGGCTGTGGCCACCGAGATGGTGTTCAGGCGGCAGGAGATGGTTACACAGCTGCAACAGGAGCTCCGGAATGAAGAGGAGAACACCCACCCCCGGGGGCG GGTGCAGCTGCTGGGCAAGAGGCAGGCGCTGCAGGAAGCACTGCAGGAGCTGCAGGTAGCACGGTGCAGCCAGGCCAAGCTGCAGGCCCAGCAGGAGTTGCTGCAGACCAAGCTGGAGCAGCTGGGCCCCGGCGAGCCCCCGCCCGTGCTGCTCCTGCAGGATGACCGCCACTCCACATCGTCCTCG GAGCAGGAGCGAGAGGGGGGAAGGACGCCCACGCTGGAGATCCTTAAGAGCCACATCTCAGGAATCTTCCGCCCCAAGTTCTCG CTCCCTCCACCGCTGCAGCTTGTTCCGGAGGTGCAGAAGCCCCTGCATGAGCAGCTGTGGTACCACGGGGCCATCCCAAGGGCAGAGGTGGCTGAGCTGCTAGTGCACTCTGGGGACTTCCTGGTGCGGGAGAGCCAGGGCAAGCATGAGTACGTGCTGTCAGTGCTGTGGGATGGTCTGCCCCGGCACTTCATCATCCAGTCCTTGGAC gGCTCAGGCCCCCTCAGAATGGAGGCTGTTGACCCCGGGTCCCCTGCCCTGCAGAACCTGTACCGACTGGAAGGGGAAGGCTTTCCCAGCATTCCCTTGCTCATCGACCACCTACTGAGCACCCAGCAGCCCCTCACCAAGAAGAGCGGTGTCGTCCTGCACAGGGCTGTGCCCAAG GACAAGTGGGTGCTGAACCATGAGGACCTGGTGTTGGGCGAGCAGATTGGACGG GGGAACTTTGGCGAAGTGTTCAGTGGACGCCTGCGAGCCGACAACACCTTGGTGGCAGTGAAGTCTTGTCGAGAGACACTCCCACCTGACATCAAGGCCAAGTTTCTACAGGAAGCGAG GATCCTGAAGCAGTACAGCCACCCCAACATCGTGCGTCTCATTGGTGTCTGCACCCAGAAGCAGCCCATCTACATCGTCATGGAGCTTGTGCAGG GGGGCGACTTCCTGACCTTCCTCCGCACGGAGGGGGCCCGCCTGCGGGTGAAGACTCTGCTGCAGATGGTGGGGGATGCAGCTGCTGGCATGGAGTACCTGGAGGGCAAGTGCTGCATCCACCG GGGGCCGCCTGCCCTGCCCAGAGCTGTGTCCTGA
- the FES gene encoding tyrosine-protein kinase Fes/Fps isoform X3 has product MGFSSELCTPQGHGVLQQMQEAELRLLEGMRKWMAQRVKSDREYAGLLHHMSVQDSGGQSRGISPDSPISQSWAEITSQTEGLSRLLRQHAEDLNSGPLSKLSLLIRERQQLRKTYSEQWQQLQQELTKTHSQDIEKLKSQYRALARDSAQAKRKYQEASKDKDRDKAKDKYVRSLWKLFAHHNRYVLGVRAAQLHHQHHHQLLLPGLLRSLQDLHEEMACILKEILQEYLEISSLVQDEVVAIHREMAAAAARIQPEAEYQGFLRQYGSAPDVPPCVTFDESLLEEGEPLEPGELQLNELTVESVQHTLTSVTDELAVATEMVFRRQEMVTQLQQELRNEEENTHPRGRVQLLGKRQALQEALQELQVARCSQAKLQAQQELLQTKLEQLGPGEPPPVLLLQDDRHSTSSSEQEREGGRTPTLEILKSHISGIFRPKFSLPPPLQLVPEVQKPLHEQLWYHGAIPRAEVAELLVHSGDFLVRESQGKHEYVLSVLWDGLPRHFIIQSLDNLYRLEGEGFPSIPLLIDHLLSTQQPLTKKSGVVLHRAVPKDKWVLNHEDLVLGEQIGRGNFGEVFSGRLRADNTLVAVKSCRETLPPDIKAKFLQEARILKQYSHPNIVRLIGVCTQKQPIYIVMELVQGGDFLTFLRTEGARLRVKTLLQMVGDAAAGMEYLEGKCCIHRDLAARNCLVTEKNVLKISDFGMSREEADGVYAASGGLRQVPVKWTAPEALNYGRYSSESDVWSFGILLWETFSLGASPYPNLSNQQTREFVEKGGRLPCPELCPDAVFRLMEQCWAYEPGQRPSFSTIYQELQSIRKRHR; this is encoded by the exons ATGGGCTTCTCTTCGGAGCTGTGCACCCCCCAGGGCCATGGGGTCCTGCAGCAGATGCAGGAGGCTGAGCTTCGTCTACTGGAGGGCATGAGAAAGTGGATGGCCCAACGGGTCAAGAGTGACAGGGAGTATGCAGGACTGCTTCACCACATGTCCGTGCAGGACAGTGGGGGCCAGAGCCGGGGCATCAGCCCCGACAGCCCCATCAGCCAG TCCTGGGCGGAGATCACCAGCCAAACTGAGGGCCTGAGCCGGTTGCTGCGGCAGCACGCGGAGGATCTGAACTCAGGGCCCCTGAGCAAGTTGAGCCTGCTCATCCGGGAACGGCAGCAGCTTCGCAAGACCTACAGCGAGCAgtggcagcagctgcagcaggagCTCACCAAG ACTCACAGCCAGGACATTGAGAAGCTGAAGAGCCAGTACCGAGCCCTGGCACGGGACAGTGCCCAAGCCAAGCGCAAGTACCAGGAGGCCAGCAAAG ACAAGGACCGTGACAAGGCCAAGGACAAGTATGTGCGCAGCCTGTGGAAGCTCTTTGCTCACCACAACCGCTATGTGCTGGGCGTGCGGGCTGCACAGCtacaccaccagcaccaccaccagcTCCTGCTGCCCGGCCTGCTGCGGTCACTGCAGGACCTGCACGAGGAGATGGCTTGCATCCT GAAGGAGATCCTGCAGGAATACTTGGAGATTAGCAGCCTGGTGCAGGATGAGGTGGTGGCCATTCACCGGGAGATGGCTGCAGCTGCTGCCCGCATCCAGCCTGAGGCTGAGTACCAAGGCTTCCTTCGACAGTATGG GTCCGCACCTGACGTCCCACCCTGCGTCACATTCGATGAGTCACTGCTTGAGGAGGGTGAACCGCTGGAGCCTGGGGAGCTCCAGCTGAACGAGCTGACTGTGGAGAGCGTGCAGCACAC GCTGACCTCAGTGACAGATGAGCTGGCTGTGGCCACCGAGATGGTGTTCAGGCGGCAGGAGATGGTTACACAGCTGCAACAGGAGCTCCGGAATGAAGAGGAGAACACCCACCCCCGGGGGCG GGTGCAGCTGCTGGGCAAGAGGCAGGCGCTGCAGGAAGCACTGCAGGAGCTGCAGGTAGCACGGTGCAGCCAGGCCAAGCTGCAGGCCCAGCAGGAGTTGCTGCAGACCAAGCTGGAGCAGCTGGGCCCCGGCGAGCCCCCGCCCGTGCTGCTCCTGCAGGATGACCGCCACTCCACATCGTCCTCG GAGCAGGAGCGAGAGGGGGGAAGGACGCCCACGCTGGAGATCCTTAAGAGCCACATCTCAGGAATCTTCCGCCCCAAGTTCTCG CTCCCTCCACCGCTGCAGCTTGTTCCGGAGGTGCAGAAGCCCCTGCATGAGCAGCTGTGGTACCACGGGGCCATCCCAAGGGCAGAGGTGGCTGAGCTGCTAGTGCACTCTGGGGACTTCCTGGTGCGGGAGAGCCAGGGCAAGCATGAGTACGTGCTGTCAGTGCTGTGGGATGGTCTGCCCCGGCACTTCATCATCCAGTCCTTGGAC AACCTGTACCGACTGGAAGGGGAAGGCTTTCCCAGCATTCCCTTGCTCATCGACCACCTACTGAGCACCCAGCAGCCCCTCACCAAGAAGAGCGGTGTCGTCCTGCACAGGGCTGTGCCCAAG GACAAGTGGGTGCTGAACCATGAGGACCTGGTGTTGGGCGAGCAGATTGGACGG GGGAACTTTGGCGAAGTGTTCAGTGGACGCCTGCGAGCCGACAACACCTTGGTGGCAGTGAAGTCTTGTCGAGAGACACTCCCACCTGACATCAAGGCCAAGTTTCTACAGGAAGCGAG GATCCTGAAGCAGTACAGCCACCCCAACATCGTGCGTCTCATTGGTGTCTGCACCCAGAAGCAGCCCATCTACATCGTCATGGAGCTTGTGCAGG GGGGCGACTTCCTGACCTTCCTCCGCACGGAGGGGGCCCGCCTGCGGGTGAAGACTCTGCTGCAGATGGTGGGGGATGCAGCTGCTGGCATGGAGTACCTGGAGGGCAAGTGCTGCATCCACCG GGACCTGGCTGCTCGGAACTGTCTGGTGACAGAGAAGAATGTCCTGAAGATCAGTGACTTTGGGATGTCCCGAGAGGAAGCTGATGGGGTCTACGCGGCCTCAGGGGGCCTCAGACAAGTCCCTGTGAAGTGGACCGCACCTGAGGCCCTTAACTACG GCCGCTACTCCTCCGAGAGCGACGTGTGGAGCTTTGGCATCTTGCTCTGGGAGACCTTCAGCCTGGGGGCCTCCCCCTATCCCAACCTTAGCAATCAGCAGACACGGGAGTTTGTGGAGAAGG GGGGCCGCCTGCCCTGCCCAGAGCTGTGTCCTGATGCCGTGTTCAGGCTCATGGAGCAGTGCTGGGCCTATGAGCCTGGGCAGCGGCCCAGCTTCAGCACCATCTACCAGGAGCTGCAGAGCATCCGAAAGCGGCATCGGTGA
- the FES gene encoding tyrosine-protein kinase Fes/Fps isoform X4, giving the protein MGFSSELCTPQGHGVLQQMQEAELRLLEGMRKWMAQRVKSDREYAGLLHHMSVQDSGGQSRGISPDSPISQSWAEITSQTEGLSRLLRQHAEDLNSGPLSKLSLLIRERQQLRKTYSEQWQQLQQELTKTHSQDIEKLKSQYRALARDSAQAKRKYQEASKDKDRDKAKDKYVRSLWKLFAHHNRYVLGVRAAQLHHQHHHQLLLPGLLRSLQDLHEEMACILKEILQEYLEISSLVQDEVVAIHREMAAAAARIQPEAEYQGFLRQYGSAPDVPPCVTFDESLLEEGEPLEPGELQLNELTVESVQHTWVVASHLGRGGAPSRPRVFMLTSVTDELAVATEMVFRRQEMVTQLQQELRNEEENTHPRGRVQLLGKRQALQEALQELQVARCSQAKLQAQQELLQTKLEQLGPGEPPPVLLLQDDRHSTSSSEQEREGGRTPTLEILKSHISGIFRPKFSLPPPLQLVPEVQKPLHEQLWYHGAIPRAEVAELLVHSGDFLVRESQGKHEYVLSVLWDGLPRHFIIQSLDGSGPLRMEAVDPGSPALQNLYRLEGEGFPSIPLLIDHLLSTQQPLTKKSGVVLHRAVPKDKWVLNHEDLVLGEQIGRGNFGEVFSGRLRADNTLVAVKSCRETLPPDIKAKFLQEARILKQYSHPNIVRLIGVCTQKQPIYIVMELVQGGDFLTFLRTEGARLRVKTLLQMVGDAAAGMEYLEGKCCIHRDLAARNCLVTEKNVLKISDFGMSREEADGVYAASGGLRQVPVKWTAPEALNYGGRLPCPELCPDAVFRLMEQCWAYEPGQRPSFSTIYQELQSIRKRHR; this is encoded by the exons ATGGGCTTCTCTTCGGAGCTGTGCACCCCCCAGGGCCATGGGGTCCTGCAGCAGATGCAGGAGGCTGAGCTTCGTCTACTGGAGGGCATGAGAAAGTGGATGGCCCAACGGGTCAAGAGTGACAGGGAGTATGCAGGACTGCTTCACCACATGTCCGTGCAGGACAGTGGGGGCCAGAGCCGGGGCATCAGCCCCGACAGCCCCATCAGCCAG TCCTGGGCGGAGATCACCAGCCAAACTGAGGGCCTGAGCCGGTTGCTGCGGCAGCACGCGGAGGATCTGAACTCAGGGCCCCTGAGCAAGTTGAGCCTGCTCATCCGGGAACGGCAGCAGCTTCGCAAGACCTACAGCGAGCAgtggcagcagctgcagcaggagCTCACCAAG ACTCACAGCCAGGACATTGAGAAGCTGAAGAGCCAGTACCGAGCCCTGGCACGGGACAGTGCCCAAGCCAAGCGCAAGTACCAGGAGGCCAGCAAAG ACAAGGACCGTGACAAGGCCAAGGACAAGTATGTGCGCAGCCTGTGGAAGCTCTTTGCTCACCACAACCGCTATGTGCTGGGCGTGCGGGCTGCACAGCtacaccaccagcaccaccaccagcTCCTGCTGCCCGGCCTGCTGCGGTCACTGCAGGACCTGCACGAGGAGATGGCTTGCATCCT GAAGGAGATCCTGCAGGAATACTTGGAGATTAGCAGCCTGGTGCAGGATGAGGTGGTGGCCATTCACCGGGAGATGGCTGCAGCTGCTGCCCGCATCCAGCCTGAGGCTGAGTACCAAGGCTTCCTTCGACAGTATGG GTCCGCACCTGACGTCCCACCCTGCGTCACATTCGATGAGTCACTGCTTGAGGAGGGTGAACCGCTGGAGCCTGGGGAGCTCCAGCTGAACGAGCTGACTGTGGAGAGCGTGCAGCACACGTGGGTGGTGGCTTCGCACCTGGGCCGCGGCGGGGCTCCCAGCAGACCACGGGTGTTTAT GCTGACCTCAGTGACAGATGAGCTGGCTGTGGCCACCGAGATGGTGTTCAGGCGGCAGGAGATGGTTACACAGCTGCAACAGGAGCTCCGGAATGAAGAGGAGAACACCCACCCCCGGGGGCG GGTGCAGCTGCTGGGCAAGAGGCAGGCGCTGCAGGAAGCACTGCAGGAGCTGCAGGTAGCACGGTGCAGCCAGGCCAAGCTGCAGGCCCAGCAGGAGTTGCTGCAGACCAAGCTGGAGCAGCTGGGCCCCGGCGAGCCCCCGCCCGTGCTGCTCCTGCAGGATGACCGCCACTCCACATCGTCCTCG GAGCAGGAGCGAGAGGGGGGAAGGACGCCCACGCTGGAGATCCTTAAGAGCCACATCTCAGGAATCTTCCGCCCCAAGTTCTCG CTCCCTCCACCGCTGCAGCTTGTTCCGGAGGTGCAGAAGCCCCTGCATGAGCAGCTGTGGTACCACGGGGCCATCCCAAGGGCAGAGGTGGCTGAGCTGCTAGTGCACTCTGGGGACTTCCTGGTGCGGGAGAGCCAGGGCAAGCATGAGTACGTGCTGTCAGTGCTGTGGGATGGTCTGCCCCGGCACTTCATCATCCAGTCCTTGGAC gGCTCAGGCCCCCTCAGAATGGAGGCTGTTGACCCCGGGTCCCCTGCCCTGCAGAACCTGTACCGACTGGAAGGGGAAGGCTTTCCCAGCATTCCCTTGCTCATCGACCACCTACTGAGCACCCAGCAGCCCCTCACCAAGAAGAGCGGTGTCGTCCTGCACAGGGCTGTGCCCAAG GACAAGTGGGTGCTGAACCATGAGGACCTGGTGTTGGGCGAGCAGATTGGACGG GGGAACTTTGGCGAAGTGTTCAGTGGACGCCTGCGAGCCGACAACACCTTGGTGGCAGTGAAGTCTTGTCGAGAGACACTCCCACCTGACATCAAGGCCAAGTTTCTACAGGAAGCGAG GATCCTGAAGCAGTACAGCCACCCCAACATCGTGCGTCTCATTGGTGTCTGCACCCAGAAGCAGCCCATCTACATCGTCATGGAGCTTGTGCAGG GGGGCGACTTCCTGACCTTCCTCCGCACGGAGGGGGCCCGCCTGCGGGTGAAGACTCTGCTGCAGATGGTGGGGGATGCAGCTGCTGGCATGGAGTACCTGGAGGGCAAGTGCTGCATCCACCG GGACCTGGCTGCTCGGAACTGTCTGGTGACAGAGAAGAATGTCCTGAAGATCAGTGACTTTGGGATGTCCCGAGAGGAAGCTGATGGGGTCTACGCGGCCTCAGGGGGCCTCAGACAAGTCCCTGTGAAGTGGACCGCACCTGAGGCCCTTAACTACG GGGGCCGCCTGCCCTGCCCAGAGCTGTGTCCTGATGCCGTGTTCAGGCTCATGGAGCAGTGCTGGGCCTATGAGCCTGGGCAGCGGCCCAGCTTCAGCACCATCTACCAGGAGCTGCAGAGCATCCGAAAGCGGCATCGGTGA